The genomic DNA GCGTGGTGCGGGTTTAATGAATGTCATTCCATTTAAGGTAGAATCTCATGATCAAAAAAATGGTATCACAATCCTATCAAATAAAGATGCTCATAAAGAGATTCGGGTAGAGCGTGAGTTAATAACGGATTGTTGTTTGGTTGGTGATGAAATGAATGTATCTCTTCGTCCGAAAGATATTGCATTAACCCTTGAGGAGATTCCTAATATCTCCATTCGAAACCAGCTGCCAGGAACCATTATTAAGGTAATTCAGAAGGAGAACCGAAACTATTGTCTTGTGGATGTCGGATTTAAGTTGTTGGTTTCAATAACGCATGCATCGCAAATGAAGATGAATTTAACAGAAGGGAAAAAAGTATGGTGTCTGTTTAAATCAATGGCATTGCAAATTAATATTTAAACCAATTATGATTGTATCAGTCTAAGAAATTATGAAAGCACATTTGTTAATTTTACTTGTAATATTGTTCTCAGCTTGTAGCCATGGTAACAATAATTCTGATGAAGAAATTATCGATGAACCAGAATTGTATTTTCCATCTTTAAGCACATCAGATTGGGAAACTAAATCGCTTGAAAGCTTGAATTGGGATGAATCTAAGTTGGAAAGTTTATATGATTTTTTGCAAGAAAGTGACACCAGAGCGTTTCTTGTTTTAAAAGATGGTAAAATTGTCATTGAAAAATATTGGGGCAATACAATATTGAATACTGGAGCATTCGAACAAAATAGTAATTGGTATTGGGCTTCGGCAGGTAAAACACTTACTTCTTTTTTAGTAGGAATTGCAGAGCAAGAAGGCTTGTTAAGGATCAATGATAAAACTTCTGCATACCTGGGAGAGAATTGGTCGGATTTATCTTTGGAGAAAGAAAACCTTATCCTAATAAAACATCAGCTAACAATGACAACAGGTTTGGATTATACCGTATCAACTCCTGATTGTACCGATAAAGATTGTTTGAAATATAAAGAAGATGCAGGGAGTCAGTGGTTTTATCACAATGCACCTTATACATTATTAGAACATGTAGTAAGTTCTGCTGCAGGAATGACTTACAATGCTTTTACAGATGAAACAATAGAAGCTGAAATTGGAATGAATGGGATATGGAGGGCTGCCGGGGATAATAATGTTTATTGGAGCACTGCCAGAGATGCTGCTCGATTTGGCTTATTACTCTTGAATAAAGGGGCTTGGGAAGATAAACCGGCTATGCTTGACGAGGATTATCTTAATGCGATGATCCATTCGTCACAGAACTTAAATCCATCCTATGGATACCTGACTTGGTTGAATGGTAAATCGTCCATTGTATTACCAGGTTTAGCTGCGTCATTTAATGTGCCTCTTTCCGAGGATGCTCCTGAAGATTTATTCGCAGCTATGGGAAAGAATGGTCAATTTATTGATGTCGTTCCTAGTAAAGGAATAGTTGTAATTCGAATGGGTCATGCACCAGATAATTCTCTAGTACCTTCTGTATTCCATAACGATATGTGGACAAAATTAAATGCAGTGATAAACTAAGTTCGCATAATTTTGATCTGGAAATTATGAATTTTAGTTTTGTGCTAACTGATCACTGATACTTCTTGCAAAGTGGTCGTAACATTCCTTCTAATCCATTTAGCTTTATTTCATACATAGAGGCTAGCATTTCTCCTAATTTACCAGCTGGAAATCCTTTTTGTCGATACCAAACCAAGTAAGGTTCCGGAATATCAATTAGGTATCTTCCTTTGTATTTTCCGTAAGGCATTCTCATTCGAATTAATTTAATTAATTCCTCGTTCATGAAACCCTTATCTATATTATCCATATCTGTAGTAATCGATTTTGCTGTAAAGATATTTTAGATTTTTTAGATACAAGGGTTTTTTAGCATGAAATTTGTGCTTGACATTATGGATAATTTTCGCATAACTTTAATAATTCTTAAAAGTAATTCGAGATGAATACATTAGAAAAACAAAATATAGGAAAGAATATCTTGTGCAATTGGCAAACTAAAGTTGATTTGTTAGAAGATTTAATGAAGGTGTCGGCAGTTTTGATTATGAAGTTGCACCCGCATGAATTAGAGGTTTTTGTAGGTTCTAAAAATGAGGGAAATCCTTATGCTATTGGTGATAGAGGCGAGTTGAATATTGGTTCGTATTGCGATTCTGTTGTTGCTAGCAAAGCCAAGGTGAAAATTGAAAATGCAGCTATAGATGTAAATTGGAAAGATAAATTGAAATACAACAACGGCATGTCTTGTTACCTCGGCCAACCAATTTTTTATCCAAACGAGGATTTATTTGGCACTTTGTGTATTCTAAATCAGGAATGCAGAGTTTTTGATGATTTGGATCAGCAATTGGTCGATTATTTTCGACAAAGTATTGAATCTGATTTAATTATTGAATCCTAGAAAACGAAATGTTTTAGACTGCAAATCCACCACCAATTAGCTTATCGCCAATGTAGAATGCAACGGGTTGCCCTGGTGCAATTGCCCATGCTGCGTCTTCTAAATTAACTTCCAACTCTTTGTCGGTAGTGATTGTTAGCTTGCTGAATTTTTGAGGATTGCGACCTAGTCCGCGAACAATTGTATTGATGTTTGGCAATTGAGCATCAGCAATATTATTAAAGTAGTAATCGGAAACCTTGAAACTCATTTTATTGAGATCATCCTTCTTTTCCAAAATCAACCTATTGTTTTTCGCATCAATACGGCTAACCATCAAACCCGTTTTTTCTTCCAGTTCCAAACCTCGTTTTTGTCCGATGGTGTAGTAAGGATAACCATCGTGCCATCCCAGATGCTTGCCAGTAGGATCGGTAACTTTTCCTTTCCCAATTTTTTGATTGATATCAGGAATCATCTCTTGCAAAAAGTCACGATAATCCATTCGATCCATAAAGCAAATGCCCATGCTTTCTTTCTTTTTAGCAACTTCGGCAAAACCAAAGTCTTTGGCAATTTCTCTTACTTCTGTTTTGGTGTATTTACCAAGTGGAGTAAGTGTTCTTGCTAAAATATTCTGGCCCAAATTCCAAAGAAAGTAAGATTGATCTTTAGCAGGATCTTTTCCTTTGTGGATGTAATGAGTATTCGCTTCTTCACGAATTTGAATGTAATGACCTGTTGCAATGTATTCACAGCCCAGTTCATCAGCTTTGTCCATTAGTAATTTCCACTTTAGCTGAGGGTTACACTGAATGCAAGGACTAGGCGTTCGCCCTGCCATGTATTCATCTAAGAAAAACTGGATGATGGTATCTCTGAATTCTTTACGTGCATCGATAACATGATGCTCGATGTTTAAAGTACTTGCCAATTTTTGGGCATCAAGAATAAAGTCGGGAAGGGCTTCGTTTGGATCGTATTCGTAATCGGAACCAAAAAACCAAAGAGAAACACCAATTACCTGATAGCCTTGTTTAACTAGCATCATAGCTGTTACAGATGAATCCGTTCCACCGCTCATTCCCAATACTACCTTCGCTTTTGTTTCCATCTCCACCGCTTAAATTGCCTTGATTCTTGTAATCTTCTGCAAACATATCCTTTTCACGGAAGATTACAAAATCGGTCTTATCGCGCAAATCATAATGAATATCGAAAAACTATGGCAATTGATTGGGATTTTCCTATTTTCGCTCGCAACTAAAAACGATTATTCACAACAAACCAAAACAATGAATTTAAAACAATTGTCAGGCGGTATTTTAAGCGCAAGTTTGGCGCTTACCATTATGGTGGGATGTGCTGAAAAGGCGCCCAAGGGTACAGATGTACTGAAAAAAGAAGACATGAATCTTGAGGCAAACCCCGGGGTTGATTTCTTTGAATATGCTAATGGAACCTGGATGAAAAACACACCAATTCCGGCTGATAAAAGTCGTTATGGTGCATTTGATATTCTTGGCGAAAAAGCAAACGAAGCAGTTCATAATATCTTAGAAGAAGCTGCAAAAACCGAAAATGCAGCTGAAGGAAGTAACTTAAAAAAGATTCAGGATTTCTATGCAACCGCTATGGATGTAAAGAAAATTGATGAAGTGGGAATTAAACCCCTATTGCCTGAATTTGAAAAAATTGCTGCTATCAAAAATGCTACGGATCTACGTAACGAGTTAATTCATCTTCACAAGATGGGAGTCAGCGCTTTATTTGGTGCCGGCGTTGATCAGGATATGAAAAATACAACGGTTAACCGCATGTATCTTTCTGAAGACGGTTTATCATTGTCCGATCGCGATTACTATGTTACTGACAACGAAACAAGTGAGAACATCCGTAAGGAATTCGTTAAGCACGTTGCCAAAATGTTCGAATTGATTGGTGATGATGCTAAAGTTGCTGAGAAAAATGCAAGTGATATCATGAGATTTGAAACTCGCATGGCTAAAAAGTTCAATACACTTTTAGAGAATAGGAACTACCCTGCGATGTACAACCCTAAAACGGTTGAAAATCTAATGGATGAGTATCCTAATTTCGATTGGGCAACTTATTTCAAGGAGATGGGTGCGGACATTAAAGAGTATGTCATTACAACTCACCCTCGTTATATGAAAGAGTTGAATATGATGTTCAAAGATGAAAAAATGGCCGACATCAAATTGTACCTAAAATGGAAAGTCCTTGATGATGCAGCTGGCTCAGTAGGAACTGATCTGGAAAATCAAAACTTTGCTTTCTATGGAACAGTTTTAACTGGAGCTACTGAACAGACACCTCGTTGGAGACGTATGTCAAAATCAACTGGAAATGTAATGGGTGAAGCAGTTGGACAACTATACGTTGAAAAATATTTCCCACCTGAAGCTAAAGTTAGAATGGACGAGTTAGTTACTAACCTGAAAGTTGCTTTACGCGGGAGAATTGAAAAACTGGAATGGATGAGCGAGGCAACTAGAAAAGAAGCTTTAGCTAAACTTGATGCATTCGGTGTAAAAATTGGATATCCTGAAAAATGGGAAGATTACTCAAAGCTTGAAGTTGGGACCGAGTCTTTCATCGAGAATCTATGGAATGCTGCTCGTTTTGGCGTTAAAAAGAATTTTGCAAAACTAGGAAAACCTGTTGATACTAAGAAGTGGGGTATGACTCCACAAACAGTAAATGCATACTACCATCCTCTTTTGAATGAAGTTGTATTCCCTGCTGCTATTCTTCAGCCTCCTTTCTTCTATTTAGATGGTGATGATGCTGTTAATTATGGTGCAATTGGTGTTGTTATTGGTCACGAAATGACTCATGGGTTTGATGATTCAGGACGTCGTTTTGACAAAGAAGGAAATATGAGAGATTGGTGGACACCTGAAGACACTGAGAAATTCAACGCAAGAGCTCAAAAGTTAGTTGATCAATTTAATGGATTCCAAGCTTTTGAAGACCTACATGTTGATGGTAAATTAACTCTAGGTGAAAACATTGCTGATTATGGTGGATTAACAGTTGCTTTGGAAGCTTATAAAATGGCTTTAAATGGTGAAAAACCTGCCGACATTGATGGCTTCAACAATATGCAACGATTCTTCCTTGCTTATTCAAAAGTTTGGAGAGGAAACGTGAGAGACAAATACTTGAGAAAACTAATCAAGGAAGATGTTCACTCTCCAGGAAAATATCGTGTTAATGGAGGATTATTCAACATTCCTGAGTTTTACGCAGCTTTTGAAATTAGTCCAGAAGATCCTTTGTATCGTACCGAAGAACAAAGAGCTAAAATTTGGTAAGAAATTAACCAATCTAATTGATACAAACCGCCTCAAGCAATTGAGGCGGTTTTTTGTGCTTATATTTTTTTTATGATTGTAATGATAATGAGAAATTATTTTTCATAAAATGATTGTGATTTTACTTTGCGATTTGGTTTTTGTTAAATAAAAATTGTAATTTTAACTGTGTTCGAAATATCATAATGCAATTTCGTATTGTGTTGACTCTCTTTATTTGTTCTACGAATAGTTATATAACTCTTTTCAGTGAAATAATACATAAAACATTAATGAATGCCTAAAAAACCAATAATAACATTAGGTAGTATGCATGTTTGTCCGATGTGTAGTGGAACCATTCCTCATGTTGGAGGTCCGGTTTCTGGACCTGGACAAGCAAATGTTTTGATAAATGGAAAGCCTGTGGCTACTCTGGGTGATATCTGTACCTGCTGTGGACCTCCTGATGCAATTGCACAAGGTGAACCAGTAGTTCTAATAAATGGATTACCAGTTGCTACAGTTGGCTGTTTAACTGCACATGGAGGTACGTTAATACAGGGTGAACCAAATGTGACCATCACAACAAGCGCTTCTTCTAAAAAGAGTACGGCAAAAATTAAAGACATTCCGTTTCCAGAGATCACAACTTTTGATGTAATGGGTGCTATGCTTAAAGGTGTATCTAAAGATCTGCAAAAAGCAAAAGAAAATATTGAGGAGATTAAAAAAGATGCTAAGGAAGAGCATGGCGAAGAGGAAGAGGATAAACAATTGCCCAAATTACAAGGTGAAATAATCTTTGTGAATGGATATTTAAGCGAATCTTTAGGTGGGATATTAAATGCATTACTTGATATTAATCCTGATTCAAAAAAATATTTTTCAAATTTAAGTAGAGGCCACAATGTTGACGAGGAAAATCACATTGATGATGATGATATTCTAACTGCAGATGAATTGGAAGCTATTAATAATATGACTGATGCGGAAAAACTTGAAGATTCTTTTTCTATTCCATATGTGAAACTTGGGGAATCAAGAGAGGCAACTGTACCATTTCCTATTGGCTTGTCTCCGGTTCCAAATTTTATGCCTTGTAAAATAAAGTATCCAACTTTTCAAATAGGTAAATTGGGGATCGACTTGCCTAATGTAATTAAACCAATTCCAAAATTGACGAAAGTTGAAATAAAAGAGGTTTTTTATGGATATTGGAATCAATTGGGGAATGGTAACAGCGCTTCAAAAGTATATGCCGATTATTTTAATGCAACGGGTAGGGAGCATTTTATAAATGGCTCTCATGGATTAGGATCGAATGCCGCACATAGGCTGGATCATGGTATTGCCTTAGGATATCATTGGGCAAAGTACAATTGGAAAATAAAAACGAAAAAAGAAGTTGATGCTCAAAAATCAGAAAAACCCCAAATTGAAAGTTTGTCTCCTGCATACAAACCAATTACAATTGTGATGCATAGTCAAGGAAATGCTCCTGGATCTGGTGTTGCCCTTGGTGTTTTAAAATATGCAAAAGAACAAGGATGGGACAAGGTACCGCTAAACATGATTTACCTTGGAGTGCATCAGCCTACGAATTTATGTGATGATGAATAC from Labilibaculum sp. DW002 includes the following:
- a CDS encoding GAF domain-containing protein; the protein is MNTLEKQNIGKNILCNWQTKVDLLEDLMKVSAVLIMKLHPHELEVFVGSKNEGNPYAIGDRGELNIGSYCDSVVASKAKVKIENAAIDVNWKDKLKYNNGMSCYLGQPIFYPNEDLFGTLCILNQECRVFDDLDQQLVDYFRQSIESDLIIES
- a CDS encoding M13 family metallopeptidase translates to MNLKQLSGGILSASLALTIMVGCAEKAPKGTDVLKKEDMNLEANPGVDFFEYANGTWMKNTPIPADKSRYGAFDILGEKANEAVHNILEEAAKTENAAEGSNLKKIQDFYATAMDVKKIDEVGIKPLLPEFEKIAAIKNATDLRNELIHLHKMGVSALFGAGVDQDMKNTTVNRMYLSEDGLSLSDRDYYVTDNETSENIRKEFVKHVAKMFELIGDDAKVAEKNASDIMRFETRMAKKFNTLLENRNYPAMYNPKTVENLMDEYPNFDWATYFKEMGADIKEYVITTHPRYMKELNMMFKDEKMADIKLYLKWKVLDDAAGSVGTDLENQNFAFYGTVLTGATEQTPRWRRMSKSTGNVMGEAVGQLYVEKYFPPEAKVRMDELVTNLKVALRGRIEKLEWMSEATRKEALAKLDAFGVKIGYPEKWEDYSKLEVGTESFIENLWNAARFGVKKNFAKLGKPVDTKKWGMTPQTVNAYYHPLLNEVVFPAAILQPPFFYLDGDDAVNYGAIGVVIGHEMTHGFDDSGRRFDKEGNMRDWWTPEDTEKFNARAQKLVDQFNGFQAFEDLHVDGKLTLGENIADYGGLTVALEAYKMALNGEKPADIDGFNNMQRFFLAYSKVWRGNVRDKYLRKLIKEDVHSPGKYRVNGGLFNIPEFYAAFEISPEDPLYRTEEQRAKIW
- the mnmA gene encoding tRNA 2-thiouridine(34) synthase MnmA, which gives rise to METKAKVVLGMSGGTDSSVTAMMLVKQGYQVIGVSLWFFGSDYEYDPNEALPDFILDAQKLASTLNIEHHVIDARKEFRDTIIQFFLDEYMAGRTPSPCIQCNPQLKWKLLMDKADELGCEYIATGHYIQIREEANTHYIHKGKDPAKDQSYFLWNLGQNILARTLTPLGKYTKTEVREIAKDFGFAEVAKKKESMGICFMDRMDYRDFLQEMIPDINQKIGKGKVTDPTGKHLGWHDGYPYYTIGQKRGLELEEKTGLMVSRIDAKNNRLILEKKDDLNKMSFKVSDYYFNNIADAQLPNINTIVRGLGRNPQKFSKLTITTDKELEVNLEDAAWAIAPGQPVAFYIGDKLIGGGFAV
- a CDS encoding PAAR domain-containing protein, with the protein product MPKKPIITLGSMHVCPMCSGTIPHVGGPVSGPGQANVLINGKPVATLGDICTCCGPPDAIAQGEPVVLINGLPVATVGCLTAHGGTLIQGEPNVTITTSASSKKSTAKIKDIPFPEITTFDVMGAMLKGVSKDLQKAKENIEEIKKDAKEEHGEEEEDKQLPKLQGEIIFVNGYLSESLGGILNALLDINPDSKKYFSNLSRGHNVDEENHIDDDDILTADELEAINNMTDAEKLEDSFSIPYVKLGESREATVPFPIGLSPVPNFMPCKIKYPTFQIGKLGIDLPNVIKPIPKLTKVEIKEVFYGYWNQLGNGNSASKVYADYFNATGREHFINGSHGLGSNAAHRLDHGIALGYHWAKYNWKIKTKKEVDAQKSEKPQIESLSPAYKPITIVMHSQGNAPGSGVALGVLKYAKEQGWDKVPLNMIYLGVHQPTNLCDDEYERFINNKVKYYGVDKNFWDAAVWTPALRKDKKVLKFFNSMSDLFNPKYHKLHHRRGIYEHLKDLNVFEQLKERSVQFTFANDRGDLVIRDGDIPEIDSACNPDRDNSLYSVEFLRNGEVDDNKSNSLKKTVPIKDEGNLLIPAYSAVPRLFVEEKDGVVIKEYWDDYNSVATDFGNAAAKFVSLQKKFKFTYKDILSPIGRKTKQAIEIYISHKQMLYHYGRIQEADLYAHFSPVEFIMDGDILKHPDFDDKLGQESIWERIKNLGANKFYRVEYGDRDDVEKMNDEDMRNKEKEELPKLMTKQILTGIADSDYVNFVIKAYVDGDEGAEKELYEETAVNSNYKEIERLQNLLGNEAVNQLKKDLVDEIIMQQDNTRVVKPKSLKL
- a CDS encoding serine hydrolase domain-containing protein is translated as MKAHLLILLVILFSACSHGNNNSDEEIIDEPELYFPSLSTSDWETKSLESLNWDESKLESLYDFLQESDTRAFLVLKDGKIVIEKYWGNTILNTGAFEQNSNWYWASAGKTLTSFLVGIAEQEGLLRINDKTSAYLGENWSDLSLEKENLILIKHQLTMTTGLDYTVSTPDCTDKDCLKYKEDAGSQWFYHNAPYTLLEHVVSSAAGMTYNAFTDETIEAEIGMNGIWRAAGDNNVYWSTARDAARFGLLLLNKGAWEDKPAMLDEDYLNAMIHSSQNLNPSYGYLTWLNGKSSIVLPGLAASFNVPLSEDAPEDLFAAMGKNGQFIDVVPSKGIVVIRMGHAPDNSLVPSVFHNDMWTKLNAVIN
- a CDS encoding DUF3820 family protein translates to MDNIDKGFMNEELIKLIRMRMPYGKYKGRYLIDIPEPYLVWYRQKGFPAGKLGEMLASMYEIKLNGLEGMLRPLCKKYQ